GCCTGACGCCAAAGGCAACTACAGCGGCCAGGTAAAGGTCAATTCCTAATCGTTCACCTATAAAGGCCAGGCCCGCCGCCAGCAATGCGTTGCTAAAGAAACCGGTAACAAAAATTTCGTTGTTGAAGTGGTCTTCCATAGCCGCACGGATGCCTCCAAATACTGAATCCATAGCAGCCAGAGCTGCCACTGAAATATATTTGGCATAGGCTTGAGGTAATACTAGAGGAATGTTCAACCCGACCATGATTCCCACTCCCAGGCCAAATACCGCCAACCATAGTCCCAGCCACATAACAGATCACCCTCTTTGCGTTGGTCTGGCATAATCAAAATGCAGATCGCCGGTAAAAGCAGGTATTACTATATTATCCCTCGCCTCCACTTTTACCGTTATGCGATCACTCAAGTTTTCTACAAGCCCCCCCTTAATTTCCAAGCTGCTTTTTAATGTTATGGCATTTCCAATGGCAGTCACCTGATAAGGAGCGGTGAGTTTGGTCAGATTCACATTAATGTGGTTTCCGGCCTGGCGGACCTCGCTGGTCGCAAGAATCCGTTGATTATTCACGGCGATGGCTTCCGCCCCGGCGCCGCGTAAATCATTAATCACTTTCAGCAAGTCGTAATCTTTAACAGAGTAAAGATCAGGATTCCCGCCCGGCCTGGCGTTTTCGGGGAGGTTGTCTAAAGTCACCTCGACGCCGGGACCTTCAACTTTTGTTAGTCCGGCGTAAAGTCTTATTTTGAACAACTCGCTGTTAAAGGCGTCATTGGCTTGGGAGGAACCTTTACCTGCCTCTTCAAGTTTGGCCGTCAAGTCGCCCGCTTCTTCACGGAGTTGAGTCATATCTTTTTGCAATTGACGCTTCTCCATGGTTAATTCCTGCTCACGGCCAGAAGGCACTCCGCGGTCGATACCGCTGGCAGTTCGAAATTGAAATGCGATAATTAAACCCAGTATGATTGAAACTAAAGCAACAGAAAAATAAATTGACTTGTTCAAAACAACTCTCTCCTAACCGGCTGCTTTCGCGTATTCAAATTTGATCCCGCCACTGTACGCCGGCACGGTAACTTGCGCTAGTTTTTTAACTGAAACTTGAATTCC
Above is a window of Pelotomaculum isophthalicicum JI DNA encoding:
- a CDS encoding small basic family protein, coding for MWLGLWLAVFGLGVGIMVGLNIPLVLPQAYAKYISVAALAAMDSVFGGIRAAMEDHFNNEIFVTGFFSNALLAAGLAFIGERLGIDLYLAAVVAFGVRLFQNLAIIRRHLLKK
- a CDS encoding DUF881 domain-containing protein, whose product is MNKSIYFSVALVSIILGLIIAFQFRTASGIDRGVPSGREQELTMEKRQLQKDMTQLREEAGDLTAKLEEAGKGSSQANDAFNSELFKIRLYAGLTKVEGPGVEVTLDNLPENARPGGNPDLYSVKDYDLLKVINDLRGAGAEAIAVNNQRILATSEVRQAGNHINVNLTKLTAPYQVTAIGNAITLKSSLEIKGGLVENLSDRITVKVEARDNIVIPAFTGDLHFDYARPTQRG